The genomic segment GCTCCGCGCGCGACCGACCCGCGAGCGCCAGCGAGCCCGGGAGGGAGCACACTGGGCCCGCCTTCGGGTACAATCGCGCCTTCCTGGAGAGTGACCATGCCGGCCCGCGCGCGCTCTTGCACTGTCCTGTTTCTGTTGTTTCTGCTGCCCGCCGCGGCCCAGGCCCAACCCAAAGAGAAGCCTAAGGTCCGCGCCCTGACCGCCTTCGTCCGTCTCGACGCCGCCCACTACCGCCAGCAGGTCGCCGACACCCTCGTCATGCTGCGCCGCGCGAAGTCTGAATTCGAGCGCACCGGCTACGAGGTACAGACCATCCGCATCTCCACCCAGCCCTTTCCCGAGTACATCCGTGGGATGTCGCACGAGCAGGCCCTGGCTTTCTTCCGCGACTACGACCAGCTCGCGCAGAAGGAGGGCTTCGACGCCGACATCGGCCCCGCCATGCT from the Terriglobales bacterium genome contains:
- a CDS encoding DUF711 family protein, whose product is MPARARSCTVLFLLFLLPAAAQAQPKEKPKVRALTAFVRLDAAHYRQQVADTLVMLRRAKSEFERTGYEVQTIRISTQPFPEYIRGMSHEQALAFFRDYDQLAQKEGFDADIGPAMLHDSDDPAMAGLLAEVLAQSKVLNASVVVAGDDGIHWHAVHAAARVMKYLEEHTPHGQGNFNFTATA